The genomic segment CGGCCTCACGCTGCACGCCGACACCGAGGCGACGTGGGTGCGCCCGCTGCCGGAGGGGGGCTACGAGGTGGAGGCGCGCCAGGGCACCGGCCTGTTCTCCCGGAAGACGCTGCGCTTCACCGCGCGCAACGTCGTCTTCGCCGGGGGCGTGCTGGGCACCGTGGACCTGCTGCTGCGCTTGAAGGAGCGTCCGGACGGACTGCCCCGGCTGTCGGAGCGACTGGGTGACAGCGTGCGCACCAACTCCGAGGCCCTGGTGGGCATCGTGAGTGGGCAC from the Pyxidicoccus trucidator genome contains:
- a CDS encoding GMC family oxidoreductase N-terminal domain-containing protein, translating into ERTGCIACGGCMLGCRHGAKNTLDRNYLHLAEKRGLTLHADTEATWVRPLPEGGYEVEARQGTGLFSRKTLRFTARNVVFAGGVLGTVDLLLRLKERPDGLPRLSERLGDSVRTNSEALVGIVSGH